The Blattabacterium cuenoti genome includes a region encoding these proteins:
- a CDS encoding YtxH domain-containing protein, giving the protein MKRGGSFFWGVILGTMAGLIMGILLAPRKEEKIKNILGKKTEELRDNLQEISKKIGQKVHRIKSDFEARWKKNKIEKEKMDQVEDELGT; this is encoded by the coding sequence ATGAAAAGAGGAGGAAGTTTTTTTTGGGGAGTTATTCTAGGAACCATGGCTGGTTTAATAATGGGAATTCTGTTAGCTCCAAGAAAAGAGGAAAAAATAAAAAATATACTAGGAAAAAAAACAGAAGAATTAAGAGATAATTTGCAGGAAATTAGCAAAAAAATTGGTCAAAAAGTACATCGGATTAAATCCGATTTTGAAGCAAGGTGGAAAAAAAATAAAATAGAGAAAGAAAAAATGGATCAAGTAGAAGATGAATTGGGAACTTAA
- the rlmB gene encoding 23S rRNA (guanosine(2251)-2'-O)-methyltransferase RlmB: MNKLELEIVYGIHPLIEAIRSKKTISKLFFQRGLKKGSNAYKKLISLSKKENIPIQTVPKQKFYQFKSKNHQGVFAILSPIETYQIEDLLPIFYEKGINPLLVILDRITDVRNFGSIIRTAACAGADAIIIPKKYTAMIGSDSIKTSSGALFKVPICQEKNIKNTIEFLMNYGLKIVSATEKSNIYWYNIDFSGPTALILGNEEKGISPKYLEISCEKAKIPTMKGISSLNVSVACGVILYEVFRQRKFQSKTHF, encoded by the coding sequence ATGAATAAATTAGAATTAGAAATTGTTTATGGAATACATCCATTGATAGAAGCTATTCGATCTAAAAAAACTATTAGTAAGCTTTTTTTTCAAAGAGGATTGAAAAAAGGATCAAATGCTTACAAAAAATTAATAAGTCTTTCTAAAAAAGAAAATATTCCAATTCAAACTGTTCCGAAACAAAAATTTTATCAATTCAAAAGTAAAAATCATCAAGGAGTTTTCGCTATTCTTTCTCCTATAGAAACTTATCAAATAGAAGATTTGCTTCCTATATTTTATGAAAAAGGGATAAACCCACTTTTGGTCATTTTAGATCGTATTACAGATGTACGAAATTTTGGATCTATAATACGTACTGCTGCATGCGCAGGAGCAGATGCTATTATTATTCCAAAAAAATATACAGCAATGATTGGATCTGATTCTATCAAAACTTCTTCAGGTGCTTTATTTAAAGTTCCAATATGTCAAGAAAAAAATATAAAGAATACTATAGAGTTTTTAATGAACTATGGACTAAAAATTGTTTCCGCTACAGAAAAATCTAATATTTATTGGTACAATATTGATTTTTCAGGTCCAACAGCTTTAATACTAGGAAACGAAGAAAAAGGAATTTCTCCTAAATATTTAGAAATATCCTGCGAAAAAGCAAAAATTCCAACAATGAAAGGAATTTCTTCTTTAAATGTATCTGTGGCTTGTGGAGTTATTTTATATGAAGTTTTCCGACAAAGAAAATTTCAGTCTAAAACTCACTTTTAA
- the pheS gene encoding phenylalanine--tRNA ligase subunit alpha, with translation MDQKIDQIKEKIKCFHIKTYDDLETFRIQFLGKKRGIITILFKELKKISIHKRKIYGKIINELKKEVQEKIFRYQSKNNIQNEKILKYDPTIPGKSIEIGSIHPLSMIKNRMIDIFLKIGFIYVDGPEIEDDWHNFTALNIPIDHPSRDMQDTFFLCKNPDILLRTHTSSVQIRYMKKHHPPFRVLSVGKVYRNETISSRSNFMFHQAEGFYIDKKVSFSDLKQTIHYLITSLFGKEKIRFRPSYFPFTEPSAEVDIYCNSEWLEIMGCGMIDPKVLKNVDIDPEIYSGFAFGVGIERLALMIYHMKDIRIYFDNDIRFLRQFKSEF, from the coding sequence ATGGATCAAAAAATAGATCAAATCAAAGAAAAAATAAAATGTTTTCATATTAAAACATATGATGATTTAGAAACATTTAGAATCCAATTTTTAGGAAAAAAAAGAGGTATCATAACAATCTTATTCAAAGAATTAAAAAAAATATCCATCCATAAAAGAAAAATTTATGGAAAAATTATTAATGAATTAAAAAAAGAAGTTCAAGAAAAAATTTTTCGCTACCAATCCAAAAATAACATTCAAAATGAAAAAATACTCAAGTACGATCCTACTATACCTGGAAAGTCTATAGAAATAGGATCTATACATCCCCTATCTATGATAAAAAATAGAATGATAGATATTTTTCTAAAAATTGGATTCATTTATGTAGATGGACCTGAAATAGAGGATGATTGGCATAACTTTACTGCTTTAAATATTCCGATAGATCATCCATCTAGAGATATGCAAGATACATTTTTTTTGTGCAAAAATCCAGATATTTTGTTACGTACACATACTTCATCTGTACAAATACGATATATGAAAAAACATCATCCGCCTTTTCGTGTTTTATCTGTAGGAAAAGTATATAGAAATGAAACCATTTCATCACGTTCAAATTTCATGTTTCATCAAGCAGAAGGATTTTATATAGATAAAAAAGTTTCCTTTTCCGATTTAAAACAAACGATTCATTATTTAATAACTTCTCTTTTTGGAAAAGAAAAAATCCGGTTTCGTCCTTCTTATTTTCCATTTACAGAACCTAGTGCTGAAGTAGATATATATTGTAATAGTGAATGGTTAGAAATTATGGGTTGTGGAATGATAGACCCCAAAGTTTTGAAAAATGTAGATATTGATCCAGAAATTTATTCCGGATTTGCTTTTGGAGTAGGTATAGAACGTTTAGCTTTAATGATTTATCATATGAAAGATATTAGAATTTATTTTGATAATGATATCCGTTTTTTAAGACAATTTAAAAGTGAGTTTTAG
- a CDS encoding CvpA family protein codes for MLASDIIIIILVLYGGYQGYQKGLISQFFVFMIFIIFIYKGAYVFDLVKKVNLVSKKSYFFGISSIIFSFLSIIFLAFLAKKIIEFIMMITWMKPVDRLCGGILGMIKYFFYISICLFFLKEANQKVDIIPYSFFQNSFEKEFQFFFSRKGYLFNKLKELYFYLQILFSK; via the coding sequence ATGTTAGCATCAGATATAATTATTATAATTTTAGTTTTATATGGAGGATATCAAGGTTATCAAAAAGGTTTAATCTCTCAATTTTTTGTATTCATGATATTTATCATTTTTATTTATAAAGGGGCCTATGTATTTGATTTAGTCAAAAAAGTCAATTTAGTAAGTAAAAAATCCTATTTTTTTGGAATTTCTTCTATAATTTTTTCTTTTCTTTCTATAATTTTTTTAGCTTTTCTAGCTAAAAAAATTATAGAATTTATTATGATGATCACATGGATGAAACCTGTGGATAGATTGTGTGGTGGAATATTAGGCATGATTAAATATTTTTTTTATATTTCAATATGTCTTTTTTTTCTAAAAGAAGCAAATCAAAAAGTAGATATAATTCCTTATAGTTTTTTTCAAAATTCTTTTGAAAAAGAATTTCAATTTTTTTTCTCGAGAAAAGGATATTTGTTTAATAAATTGAAAGAATTATATTTTTATTTACAAATTTTATTTTCTAAATGA
- a CDS encoding LuxE/PaaK family acyltransferase, which yields MNFKKKIFSVSSQNEFENLTLDIFHYQIDNNKIYKNYLQSLKIDPLKIKNISEIPFLPISFFKTHFIWSSKRSIPDVLFTSSGTTGIKSKHYVADLSVYINSIRKGFEFFYGPIEKFKFLGFFPTDRKDSSLIYMIKYLIQETIQNGSDIVFSYSNYKDKNWIIPDQKNVLIFGLSFSLLDFIENMEKNGYKKNVIIMETGGMKGKRKEIIREELHNILKKFFCVKEIHSEYGMTELLSQAYAEKNGVFRCPPWMKIYIRDPEDPFIHIDNNKIGGIDIIDLSNYLSCPFISTEDLGKKINDYEFEVLGRMDFSDIRGCNIMTI from the coding sequence ATGAACTTTAAAAAGAAGATTTTTTCGGTATCATCTCAAAATGAATTTGAAAATTTAACGTTGGATATATTTCATTATCAAATTGATAATAATAAAATTTATAAAAACTATCTTCAATCATTAAAAATAGATCCATTGAAAATAAAAAATATTTCTGAAATTCCTTTTCTACCTATTTCTTTTTTTAAAACACATTTTATTTGGAGCAGTAAAAGGAGCATTCCAGATGTTCTTTTCACTAGTAGCGGAACGACAGGAATAAAAAGTAAACATTATGTAGCAGATTTAAGTGTTTACATTAACAGTATTAGAAAAGGATTTGAATTTTTTTATGGTCCAATAGAAAAATTTAAATTTTTAGGATTTTTTCCTACTGATAGAAAGGATTCTTCTTTAATTTATATGATAAAATATTTGATCCAAGAAACCATTCAAAATGGAAGTGATATTGTTTTTTCCTATTCCAATTACAAGGATAAAAATTGGATTATACCTGATCAAAAAAATGTTTTAATTTTTGGACTTAGTTTCTCTTTATTAGATTTTATAGAAAATATGGAAAAAAATGGATATAAAAAAAACGTGATCATTATGGAAACAGGAGGAATGAAAGGAAAAAGAAAAGAAATCATTAGAGAAGAATTACACAATATTTTAAAAAAATTTTTTTGTGTAAAGGAAATTCACTCTGAATATGGAATGACAGAATTGCTTTCTCAAGCATATGCAGAAAAAAACGGTGTATTTCGATGTCCTCCTTGGATGAAAATATATATCAGAGATCCTGAAGATCCTTTTATTCATATAGATAATAATAAAATAGGAGGTATTGATATTATAGATTTATCGAATTACTTATCTTGTCCTTTTATTTCTACCGAAGATTTAGGAAAAAAAATAAATGACTATGAATTTGAAGTCTTAGGAAGAATGGATTTTTCAGACATACGAGGATGCAACATAATGACCATTTGA
- a CDS encoding inorganic phosphate transporter, whose protein sequence is MKFFYPSIIVVLFLLSIFDLIVGLINDAVNFLNSAIGSQVSSRRTIMIFASLGILLGAFLSSGMMEVARKGVFDPSYFYFSDIIFIFLAVMISDIILLDIFNTLGLPTSTTVSMVFCLLGGAFSIAMVKMSSPLNNEPFHHLTLYIKAEKTLTISIGIFLSIIISFTSGAFIHYFIRSLFSFEYESKLKYAGVIWTAVSLSSMTYFLIVKGLHSTLQGFLNDNYLTGFSLFIQHFIKWIHHNFFVFLLILFSTWTIVAKIFVSLGYNILKFVVLYGTFSLAMAFAGNDLVNFIGIPIAGIQSYNIWKEAGSPPAEKFNMKSLSGNVQVPSLVLIFAGMIMILTLWFSKKTKNITSTEINLSRQNEGPEKFLSNSFSRGIVRFFLCFGNYFFKFFPKRLLVKIEKNFKQKKTQKEESVAFDLVRASANLTISSILISIATVQKLPLSTTFVTFMVSMGTSLSDRAWDRESAVYRVSGVLKVIRGWFLTGLIAFTMAGVTAAFLYFFKAWALSSLIFLIIFVFYKSYKKYHKKIKEEKPFFDIIVNLTLETTLNKTFDILKPILEYIEVIYKNSIEGITQENLKTLQSSRNSFLKVKENFTKIQNSLTQVIQKTKKSEPIAGILYLHIYNKTKEIIESSDMITNHTLFHVINSHKPLKYQQKKNLLILEDLMIEHFNIIKKITIDKNCKKIQFPCPIQNKILKKIEEQMNQQVMGIIYKKYGTKNTFLMLDILLQSKKITENIENIILLYHNALSHISSKKDASFLAF, encoded by the coding sequence ATGAAATTTTTTTATCCATCAATTATAGTGGTTCTTTTTTTATTATCCATATTTGATCTGATTGTTGGTTTAATTAATGATGCCGTTAATTTTCTCAATTCCGCTATTGGATCTCAAGTATCTTCTCGTAGAACTATCATGATTTTTGCTAGCTTAGGTATTTTATTAGGAGCCTTTTTATCTAGCGGAATGATGGAAGTAGCAAGAAAAGGAGTTTTTGATCCTTCCTATTTTTATTTTTCAGATATTATTTTTATTTTTTTAGCGGTTATGATATCCGATATTATTTTACTGGATATTTTTAACACTTTAGGATTACCCACTTCTACTACAGTATCTATGGTTTTTTGTTTATTAGGTGGAGCTTTCAGTATAGCAATGGTTAAAATGAGTTCTCCATTAAATAATGAGCCCTTTCATCATTTAACTCTATACATTAAAGCAGAAAAAACATTAACTATTAGTATAGGTATTTTTTTATCTATTATAATTTCTTTTACTTCTGGTGCTTTCATTCACTATTTCATTCGTTCTTTATTTAGTTTTGAATATGAGAGCAAATTAAAATATGCAGGAGTAATATGGACAGCTGTTTCATTGAGCAGTATGACTTATTTTCTTATTGTTAAAGGATTGCATAGTACATTACAAGGATTTCTTAATGATAATTATTTAACAGGATTTTCCTTATTCATTCAACATTTTATAAAATGGATTCACCATAATTTTTTTGTTTTTTTGCTTATATTATTTTCAACATGGACAATCGTAGCAAAAATATTTGTTTCTTTAGGATACAACATATTAAAATTTGTCGTATTATATGGAACTTTTTCTTTGGCTATGGCTTTTGCAGGAAATGATTTAGTCAATTTTATCGGAATCCCTATAGCTGGAATACAGTCTTATAATATATGGAAAGAAGCGGGAAGTCCTCCTGCTGAAAAATTCAATATGAAAAGTTTATCTGGAAATGTACAGGTCCCATCTTTGGTTTTGATTTTTGCAGGAATGATTATGATATTAACTCTTTGGTTTTCCAAAAAAACAAAAAACATCACTAGCACAGAGATTAATTTAAGTAGACAAAATGAAGGTCCAGAGAAATTTTTATCCAATTCTTTTTCTCGAGGAATTGTTAGATTTTTTTTATGTTTCGGAAATTATTTTTTTAAATTCTTTCCGAAAAGACTTTTGGTGAAAATAGAAAAAAATTTTAAACAAAAAAAAACACAAAAAGAAGAAAGCGTAGCTTTTGACCTAGTTAGAGCTTCTGCTAATTTAACTATATCTAGCATATTGATATCTATAGCTACGGTTCAAAAATTACCACTATCTACTACTTTCGTTACTTTTATGGTCTCTATGGGGACTTCTCTTTCAGATAGAGCTTGGGATCGAGAAAGTGCTGTTTATAGAGTTTCAGGAGTGTTAAAAGTTATAAGAGGATGGTTTTTAACAGGATTAATCGCTTTCACAATGGCAGGAGTAACGGCTGCTTTTTTATACTTTTTTAAAGCATGGGCTTTATCCTCTCTTATTTTTTTAATTATATTTGTTTTTTACAAAAGTTATAAAAAATATCATAAAAAAATAAAAGAAGAAAAACCGTTTTTTGATATTATAGTAAATCTTACTTTAGAAACCACCTTAAACAAAACCTTTGATATTCTTAAACCTATACTTGAATATATAGAAGTAATTTATAAAAATAGTATAGAAGGAATTACTCAAGAAAATTTAAAAACTCTTCAATCTAGTAGAAATTCTTTTTTAAAAGTAAAAGAAAATTTTACAAAAATACAGAATTCTTTAACTCAAGTGATTCAAAAAACGAAAAAAAGTGAACCTATTGCTGGAATTCTTTATCTACATATATATAATAAAACTAAAGAAATTATTGAATCCTCAGATATGATTACTAATCATACATTATTTCATGTGATAAATAGCCATAAACCTTTAAAATATCAACAAAAGAAAAATTTGTTAATACTTGAAGATCTTATGATTGAACATTTTAACATCATAAAAAAAATAACAATAGATAAAAATTGTAAAAAAATACAATTTCCTTGTCCGATCCAAAATAAAATTCTAAAAAAAATAGAAGAACAAATGAATCAACAGGTTATGGGAATTATTTATAAAAAATATGGAACAAAAAACACTTTTTTGATGCTGGATATTCTTTTGCAATCAAAAAAAATAACAGAAAATATAGAAAATATCATACTATTGTATCACAATGCTTTATCTCATATATCATCAAAAAAAGACGCCTCTTTTCTAGCTTTCTAA
- the ruvA gene encoding Holliday junction branch migration protein RuvA, producing MITRLRGKLIEKNQSYLIIDCHGVGYHIHISSYTYSSLLEEEGKDICIHTYLFIKENKHILYGFFDKIERKIFSYLISVNGIGPSSAIMLLSSLTPYEIKESIYKEDIKVFEKVKGIGTKTAQRIIIELKDKLTKEIIPKKGKNVKFLENTPYLIKKEALSALSVLGFSPQKSKKVLDNILNEHPEFSVENLIKESLKKL from the coding sequence GTGATAACACGTTTAAGAGGAAAGTTAATAGAAAAAAATCAATCTTATTTAATAATAGATTGTCATGGAGTAGGATATCATATTCATATCTCGTCATATACCTATTCTTCTTTGTTAGAAGAAGAAGGAAAAGATATATGTATACATACTTATCTTTTTATCAAAGAAAATAAACATATTTTGTATGGTTTTTTTGACAAAATAGAAAGAAAAATATTTTCTTATTTGATATCCGTGAATGGAATAGGTCCAAGTTCTGCTATCATGTTATTATCTTCTCTTACTCCATATGAAATCAAAGAATCTATATATAAAGAAGATATAAAAGTATTTGAAAAAGTAAAAGGAATTGGTACAAAAACAGCTCAAAGAATTATTATTGAACTAAAAGATAAATTAACTAAAGAAATTATTCCTAAAAAAGGAAAAAACGTAAAATTTTTGGAAAATACACCTTATTTAATCAAAAAAGAAGCTTTAAGCGCTTTGAGTGTACTTGGATTTTCTCCTCAAAAATCTAAAAAGGTTTTGGATAATATTTTGAATGAACATCCAGAATTTTCTGTAGAAAATCTCATTAAAGAATCTTTGAAAAAATTATAA
- the der gene encoding ribosome biogenesis GTPase Der produces the protein MNYIVSIVGRPNVGKSTFFNRLVGRKQAIVHMTSGVTRDRIFGDSEWNGIKFSVVDTGGFSFTISKNDVLEKEIKNQIFMAIKEADVILFLVDIMGIFDTDREIAKILRKCHKITLLVVNKVDNGKFIYSDTDFFRLGFVNYYYISAINGSGTGELLDKLVEIFKEKFVERKEKIAEKEFLPRFSVVGRPNVGKSTLINSFLDKNHHIVTNISGTTRDSLDVFYKKWGYECILVDTPGVRKKSKIRENIEFYSSMRTVKTIEYTDVCLLMVDASRGWEKQDMNIFRLVKKYHKGIIILINKWDLFHNKNYSMQKNYELLIRKKISPFDNVPILFISAKNKDGIFHIIPTADQILKSRKNRLKTNILNKIMLPILKKNPPPSKKKKKLITIKYCTQLPSCTPIFIFFSNFPQYIKESYKRFVENQIRYHFDFRGVPIQIFFRKK, from the coding sequence ATGAATTATATCGTATCTATAGTAGGACGTCCAAATGTCGGAAAATCTACTTTTTTTAATCGTCTTGTAGGAAGAAAACAAGCTATTGTTCATATGACAAGTGGAGTCACAAGAGATCGAATTTTTGGGGATTCAGAATGGAATGGAATAAAATTTTCTGTGGTGGATACAGGTGGGTTTAGTTTTACGATTTCAAAAAATGATGTACTTGAAAAAGAAATAAAAAATCAAATTTTCATGGCCATCAAAGAAGCTGATGTGATTTTATTTTTGGTAGATATAATGGGTATATTCGACACGGATAGAGAAATAGCTAAAATACTCAGAAAATGTCATAAAATCACTTTATTAGTAGTGAATAAAGTAGATAACGGAAAATTCATATATTCTGATACAGATTTTTTTCGTTTAGGATTTGTAAACTATTACTATATATCAGCTATAAATGGAAGTGGAACGGGAGAATTACTAGATAAATTAGTAGAAATCTTCAAAGAAAAATTCGTTGAAAGAAAAGAAAAAATCGCAGAAAAAGAATTTCTTCCTCGTTTCTCTGTGGTAGGACGTCCAAATGTCGGAAAATCTACTTTGATTAACTCTTTTCTAGATAAAAATCATCATATTGTAACTAACATTTCTGGTACGACTAGAGATAGTCTAGATGTTTTCTACAAAAAATGGGGATATGAATGTATTTTAGTTGATACTCCTGGAGTAAGAAAAAAATCAAAAATAAGAGAAAACATTGAATTTTATTCTTCTATGAGAACGGTAAAAACGATAGAATACACTGATGTTTGTCTTTTAATGGTAGACGCGTCTCGTGGATGGGAAAAACAGGATATGAATATTTTTAGATTAGTGAAAAAGTATCATAAAGGTATTATAATTCTTATTAACAAATGGGATTTATTTCATAATAAAAATTATTCTATGCAAAAAAATTACGAATTATTGATTCGAAAAAAAATATCTCCATTTGATAATGTTCCCATTTTATTTATATCTGCTAAAAATAAAGATGGAATCTTTCATATTATTCCCACAGCTGATCAGATTTTAAAATCCCGTAAAAACAGATTAAAAACGAATATTTTAAATAAAATTATGTTACCAATTTTGAAAAAAAATCCTCCTCCTTCTAAGAAAAAAAAGAAATTAATAACTATAAAATATTGTACTCAGCTGCCCTCATGCACGCCAATATTTATTTTTTTTTCTAATTTTCCTCAATATATAAAAGAATCTTATAAAAGATTTGTTGAAAATCAAATTCGTTATCACTTTGATTTTAGAGGAGTCCCCATACAAATTTTCTTTAGAAAAAAATAA
- the trmD gene encoding tRNA (guanosine(37)-N1)-methyltransferase TrmD: MRIDIVSLVPEILHSPFSNSIIKRAINKGLIDIYVHDLRKYGLGKRKKVDDYPYGGGSGMVIRIEPVYQCFSKLLSERNYDEKIFMTPDGKLFSQKYARTLTGKKNIIILCGRYKGIDQRIRDYLISREISIGNYILSGGELAAAVVIESVVRLLPGVIQNKDSILTDSFQKESLIAPPIYTRPVVYKGWSVPEILLSGHHKKIKDWFYQKSMQIKRKLDS, translated from the coding sequence ATGCGTATAGATATTGTTAGCTTAGTTCCTGAAATTCTTCATAGCCCTTTTTCCAATTCTATTATTAAAAGAGCAATCAATAAAGGATTGATTGATATTTATGTTCATGATTTACGTAAATATGGTTTAGGTAAGCGGAAAAAAGTAGACGATTATCCTTATGGAGGTGGATCCGGAATGGTTATTCGAATAGAACCTGTATATCAATGTTTTTCAAAATTGTTATCAGAACGAAATTATGATGAAAAAATTTTTATGACTCCTGATGGAAAGTTATTTTCACAAAAATATGCGAGAACTTTAACTGGTAAAAAAAATATTATCATTCTTTGTGGACGTTATAAAGGAATTGATCAGAGAATTCGCGATTATTTGATTTCCAGAGAGATATCTATTGGAAACTACATCTTATCTGGAGGAGAACTAGCAGCGGCTGTTGTAATAGAATCTGTAGTTAGATTATTACCTGGTGTTATACAAAATAAAGATTCCATTCTTACGGATTCTTTTCAAAAAGAATCCTTAATAGCTCCTCCCATTTATACTCGTCCAGTCGTTTATAAAGGATGGTCTGTTCCAGAAATTCTTTTATCTGGACATCATAAAAAAATAAAAGATTGGTTTTATCAAAAATCCATGCAAATTAAACGAAAATTGGATTCTTAG
- the argH gene encoding argininosuccinate lyase has product MKIWEKKTNFSFDKKIENFTSGKDSKIDLLLAPHDVIGTIAHIIMLKSIGLLNQKDLKILIKELRHIYVHEILKNNFRIDEGIEDIHSQIEFLLTNRLGNVGKKIHSGRSRNDQILVDLKLFVRTEIKEIVLITYSFFDLLLKLSEKHKNTLMPGYTHYQIAMPSSFGLWFAAYAESLIDDLLLIRTAYRIVNKNPLGSAAGYGSSLPLNRKMTTDLLGFESLNYNVIYAQMGRGKMERIVSESIASLARTLSKMAQDICLYLSQNFNFISFPDHLTTGSSIMPHKKNPDVFEMIRAKCNRMTSLPNEISLITSNFCSGYHRDFQIIKERFIPIFEEIKKCFSMFKYMLNHIIVRKDILKEEKYKYLFSVEVVNKLVVEEGYSFREAYQKIGLDIQNGCFKPLTKGFYSHEGSIGNLCNTRIRNLMQNVIKEFDFDQLDKVIKRLIYSKIHFDGSSKNPIFV; this is encoded by the coding sequence GTGAAAATTTGGGAGAAAAAGACTAATTTTAGTTTTGATAAAAAAATAGAAAATTTTACTTCAGGGAAGGATTCTAAAATAGATTTACTTTTAGCTCCGCATGATGTTATAGGAACTATAGCTCATATCATTATGTTGAAAAGTATTGGATTATTAAATCAAAAAGATTTAAAAATTTTGATTAAGGAGTTACGTCACATTTATGTTCACGAAATATTAAAAAATAATTTTAGAATAGATGAAGGAATAGAAGATATTCATTCTCAAATAGAGTTTTTATTAACAAATCGTTTAGGAAACGTAGGGAAAAAAATACATAGTGGGCGATCCAGAAATGATCAAATATTGGTAGATTTGAAACTTTTTGTTCGCACAGAAATCAAAGAAATAGTTTTGATCACTTATTCTTTTTTTGATTTGTTATTAAAATTAAGTGAAAAACATAAAAATACATTAATGCCTGGTTATACTCATTATCAAATAGCTATGCCTTCTTCTTTTGGACTTTGGTTCGCTGCATATGCAGAAAGTTTAATAGATGATTTGCTATTAATTCGCACAGCATATCGTATTGTCAACAAAAACCCTTTAGGATCCGCTGCTGGTTATGGATCTTCTTTACCTTTAAATAGAAAAATGACAACGGACTTATTGGGATTTGAAAGTTTAAATTACAATGTAATATATGCTCAAATGGGACGTGGTAAAATGGAAAGAATAGTTTCAGAATCTATTGCTTCTTTAGCAAGAACTTTAAGTAAAATGGCACAAGATATTTGCTTATATTTAAGTCAAAATTTCAATTTCATTAGTTTTCCTGATCATCTGACTACCGGATCTAGCATCATGCCTCATAAAAAAAACCCAGATGTTTTTGAGATGATACGAGCTAAATGTAATAGAATGACTTCATTGCCTAATGAAATTTCTTTGATTACTTCTAATTTTTGCTCTGGATATCATAGAGATTTTCAAATCATTAAAGAAAGATTTATTCCTATTTTTGAAGAAATAAAAAAATGTTTTTCTATGTTTAAGTATATGTTGAATCATATCATAGTGAGAAAGGACATTCTTAAGGAAGAGAAGTATAAATACTTGTTCAGTGTAGAAGTAGTTAACAAACTTGTTGTTGAAGAAGGATATTCTTTTAGAGAAGCTTATCAAAAAATCGGTTTAGATATCCAAAATGGATGTTTTAAACCCTTAACAAAGGGTTTTTATTCTCATGAAGGAAGCATAGGAAATTTATGTAACACGAGAATTAGAAATTTGATGCAAAATGTGATCAAAGAATTTGATTTTGATCAACTTGACAAAGTTATAAAACGTTTGATTTATAGCAAAATTCATTTTGATGGATCTTCTAAGAATCCAATTTTCGTTTAA